One window of Amaranthus tricolor cultivar Red isolate AtriRed21 chromosome 13, ASM2621246v1, whole genome shotgun sequence genomic DNA carries:
- the LOC130797941 gene encoding phospholipase D gamma 1-like — MDDTYIGEGSRHGQGMEFVPFQTCQEPLEVLLLHGHLDIMVIEANNLPNMDQLHRTMSGLFGGIAKLKSHGTSDPYVNVSISGAILARTFVLQDNENPVWKQHFFVPVAHRAAEVHFVVKDDDVVGSEIIGAVGIPVKRLFFGEKIEGVFPIMKGKGGGPEYNGVPWTYFPLRKGNKVTLYQDAHFEDDQLPNIRLEYGMDFVHGRCWNDIYDAILNARHLIYITGWSVVHLVRLVRDDPNHAGVTLGALLKAKAQEGVRVLLLIWDDPTSRKIFTHTTEGMLATDDEVTYKFFKGSSVHVVLCPRSGGKGHSLLGKQEAGAIYTHHQKTVILDADAGQHKRKLIAFIGGLDLCKGRYDTPEHSLFRTLQTVHKDDYHNPNFVGPTTGCPREPWHDLHCQVDGPATYDILTNFEERWLKSSRRGFKKIKRTYDDHLLRIDKIPSFIKKQDVENIPYDEDDMERWHVQLFRSIDSNSVKGFPKDPRDGTRWNLFCGKNVLIDMSIHTAYVHAIRSAQRFIYIENQYFLGSSYNWDSHKDLGANNLIPVEIALKIAEKIKADERFTAYIVLPMWPEGDPKSLAMQRILYWQYKTMQMMYKIIYKALEEKGVENNYEPQDFLNFFCLGNRELDENSYSVPSGSVNSAQALLKRSRRFMIYVHSKGMIVDDEFLLMGSANINQRSMEGTRDTEIAVGAYQPHYTWGSKNARPHGQIYGYRMSLWAEHLGTIEGCFMYPESLECVRRVRIMGEQNWRQFAAEEVTEMKSHLLKYPLKVDRWGRVGPLQGYEKFPDLGGKVMGTFSGIQENLTI; from the exons ATGGATGATACATACATAGGGGAAGGCTCAAGGCATGGGCAAGGCATGGAATTTGTACCATTTCAAACATGTCAAGAACCATTAGAAGTCCTATTACTACACGGGCATTTAGACATTATGGTTATTGAAGCAAATAACCTTCCAAACATGGATCAACTTCATAGAACAATGTCTGGTTTATTTGGTGGTATTGCAAAGCTTAAATCCCATGGAACAAGTGATCCTTATGTCAATGTTTCCATTTCCGGTGCAATTCTAGCTCGAACATTCGTGTTACAAGATAACGAAAACCCTGTTTGGAAACAACATTTCTTCGTACCAGTTGCACATAGAGCTGCAGAAGTACACTTTGTAGTTAAAGATGATGATGTTGTAGGGTCCGAAATTATTGGGGCAGTCGGAATTCCTGTTAAAAGACTATTTTTCGGTGAAAAAATTGAAGGGGTTTTCCCTATTATGAAAGGAAAAG GGGGTGGGCCTGAATATAATGGGGTACCTTGGACATATTTTCCCCTTAGGAAAGGAAATAAAGTTACCCTTTATCAAGATGCACATTTTGAGGATGATCAACTTCCTAATATTAGGCTTGAATATGGGATGGATTTTGTTCATGGAAGATGTTGGAATGATATTTATGATGCTATTTTGAATGCTCGgcatttgatatatataacaGGATGGTCTGTGGTTCATCTTGTTAGACTTGTTCGGGATGACCCTAATCATGCTGGTGTTACCCTTGGAGCTCTTCTTAAAGCTAAGGCACAAGAGGGTGTTCGTGTTTTGTTGCTTATTTGGGATGATCCTACTTCTAGGAAGATTTTTACTCACACCACT GAAGGCATGCTAGCCACAGATGATGAAGTGACATACAAATTCTTCAAGGGTTCATCTGTTCATGTTGTGCTTTGTCCTAGATCTGGTGGAAAAGGACATAGTTTACTTGGAAAACAG GAAGCAGGAGCAATTTATACTCATCATCAAAAAACAGTTATTTTGGATGCTGATGCAGGTCAACATAAAAGAAAGCTAATTGCTTTTATAGGAGGGCTTGACCTTTGCAAAGGGCGTTACGATACTCCAGAGCATTCTCTTTTCAGAACGTTACAAACTGTACACAAGGATGATTATCATAATCCCAACTTTGTT GGTCCTACCACCGGATGCCCAAGGGAACCATGGCATGATCTACATTGTCAAGTAGACGGTCCAGCAACATACGACATCCTAACCAACTTTGAAGAGCGTTGGTTGAAGTCTTCACGTCGTGGGTTTAAGAAAATCAAAAGAACTTATGACGATCATCTTCTTCGCATTGATAAGATTCCGAGTTTTATTAAAAAGCAGGATGTCGAGAACATTCCTTATGATGAGGATGATATGGAGAGATGGCACGTTCAA CTCTTTCGTTCAATAGACTCGAATTCCGTGAAAGGTTTTCCTAAGGATCCGAGAGATGGCACACGTTGG AACCTTTTCTGTGGGAAAAATGTACTAATAGACATGAGTATACACACAGCTTATGTACATGCCATTCGATCTGCTCAGCGTTTCATTTATATTGAGAATCAATATTTTCTTGGCTCCTCTTATAATTGGGACTCCCACAAGGACTTGG GAGCAAACAATTTGATCCCAGTGGAAATAGCTCTTAAGATTGCTGAGAAGATAAAAGCAGATGAAAGATTTACTGCCTATATTGTTCTTCCAATGTGGCCAGAGGGTGATCCAAAAAGCCTTGCCATGCAGAGAATCCTCTATTGGCAG TACAAGACAATGCAAatgatgtataaaataatttacaaggCATTGGAGGAGAAAGGTGTAGAGAACAATTATGAacctcaagacttcctaaatttCTTCTGTTTAGGAAACCGTGAGTTAGATGAAAATTCATATAGTGTTCCAAGCGGAAGTGTGAATTCAGCACAAGCCTTGCTAAAAAGAAGTCGTCGATTTATGATCTATGTTCATTCAAAAGGGATGATAGTTGATGATGAGTTTCTATTAATGGGTTCTGCTAACATCAACCAAAGATCTATGGAAGGAACTCGAGACACTGAAATTGCTGTGGGTGCTTATCAGCCTCATTATACATGGGGTAGCAAAAATGCTAGACCACATGGACAG ATATATGGATACAGAATGTCGCTTTGGGCGGAGCACTTGGGAACGATTGAAGGTTGTTTTATGTATCCAGAAAGTTTAGAGTGTGTGAGACGAGTAAGAATAATGGGAGAACAAAATTGGAGACAATTTGCAGCAGAAGAAGTAACAGAAATGAAAAGCCACCTTCTTAAGTACCCTTTGAAAGTTGATAGATGGGGAAGAGTTGGACCTCTTCAGGGTTATGAGAAGTTCCCAGATTTAGGTGGGAAGGTTATGGGCACTTTTTCTGGAATTCAGGAGAATCTTACTATATGA